Proteins from a genomic interval of Nerophis lumbriciformis linkage group LG01, RoL_Nlum_v2.1, whole genome shotgun sequence:
- the ngfa gene encoding neurotrophin-7, with translation MRSSPLVLVLLIGVQAVLNMGGGLAQSAGLANHKAGQHQQSTASGDQHAEHHRTKRPHRAGSYTPDPSIPVVDPKLFSKRRYRSSPRVVFSEVPPSHDALESEGHDSEGVRGIRVRRKVGSHTMRRGEYSVCESNNSWKGDMTRATDIAGNEVTVLPNVTINNVVKRQWFWETICLTPTHRGSGTANGGRAGGRMGGRSGKQGSKSGNSGCLGIDSRHWNSYCTNSHIFVSALTIFNERTAWRYIRINAACVCVISRKSWAGH, from the coding sequence ATGAGGTCGTCACCACTGGTCCTGGTCCTCCTGATTGGCGTCCAGGCTGTACTAAACATGGGCGGTGGACTGGCCCAGAGTGCTGGGTTAGCCAACCACAAAGCAGGACAGCATCAGCAGTCCACAGCGTCAGGGGACCAGCATGCTGAACATCACAGGACCAAGAGGCCTCATCGGGCCGGCTCATACACACCTGATCCCTCCATCCCCGTGGTGGACCCCAAGCTCTTCTCCAAGAGACGCTACCGCTCATCGCCCCGTGTCGTCTTCAGCGAGGTGCCACCCTCCCATGACGCCCTGGAGAGCGAGGGCCATGACTCTGAAGGGGTGAGGGGGATAAGGGTGAGGCGCAAAGTGGGGTCGCACACCATGCGCAGAGGAGAGTACTCAGTCTGTGAGAGCAATAACAGCTGGAAGGGCGACATGACCCGCGCCACAGACATTGCTGGGAATGAGGtgaccgtgctgcccaatgtcaCAATCAACAATGTGGTGAAGCGGCAGTGGTTTTGGGAGACCATCTGCCTAACCCCAACGCACAGGGGCTCTGGAACAGCAAACGGGGGACGGGCGGGAGGAAGGATGGGGGGACGGAGCGGCAAACAGGGCTCCAAATCGGGCAACTCGGGCTGTCTCGGCATCGACAGTCGCCACTGGAACTCCTACTGCACCAACTCACACATATTTGTAAGCGCCCTAACCATCTTCAACGAACGGACAGCCTGGCGTTACATCCGCATCAACgccgcgtgtgtgtgcgtgatcAGCAGGAAGTCTTGGGCGGGACACTGA